The proteins below come from a single Geobacillus thermoleovorans genomic window:
- the queG gene encoding tRNA epoxyqueuosine(34) reductase QueG, with translation MDVVALKQEVIEYSRSIGIDKIGFASADPFVELKERLRRQQELGYQSGFEEPDIEKRTNPSLLLPEAKSIIAIALAYPSKMKNAPRGTKTERRGVFCRASWGKDYHDVLRERLQQLEEFLLAKVPHARVRSMVDTGELADRAVAERAGIGWSGKNCSIITPEFGSYVYLGEMITNIPFPPDEPVENRCGTCTKCIDACPTGALVQGGQLNAQRCLSFLTQTKGFLADEFREKIGNRLYGCDTCQQVCPENKGKDFHLHPEFEPDPEAVKPKLIPLLQMSNREFKETFGAMAGSWRGKKPIQRNAILALAHYKDQTAVPHLLRLLKEDSRPVIRGTAAWALGKIGDPSAKPYLEAARQTEADADVIAEIEKGLKLLAEAKE, from the coding sequence ATGGATGTTGTGGCATTAAAGCAGGAAGTCATTGAGTACAGTCGGTCAATCGGCATTGATAAAATCGGATTTGCGAGCGCTGATCCGTTTGTTGAATTAAAGGAACGGCTGCGCCGCCAGCAGGAGCTCGGCTATCAGTCCGGTTTTGAGGAACCAGATATTGAGAAACGGACGAATCCTTCATTGCTTCTTCCGGAAGCAAAATCGATTATTGCCATTGCTCTTGCCTATCCGTCTAAAATGAAAAATGCGCCGCGGGGGACAAAGACGGAACGGCGCGGCGTTTTTTGCCGCGCTTCATGGGGAAAGGACTACCACGATGTGTTGCGGGAACGTTTGCAGCAGCTCGAGGAGTTTTTGCTGGCCAAAGTGCCCCATGCCCGCGTTCGCTCGATGGTGGATACCGGAGAGCTCGCTGATCGGGCGGTGGCGGAACGAGCAGGGATCGGTTGGAGCGGCAAGAACTGCTCTATTATTACACCGGAGTTTGGATCGTATGTGTATTTGGGAGAAATGATTACGAATATTCCATTTCCCCCTGATGAACCGGTTGAAAACCGATGCGGCACGTGCACGAAATGCATTGATGCCTGCCCGACCGGGGCGCTTGTGCAAGGGGGGCAACTGAACGCACAGCGGTGCCTTTCCTTTTTAACGCAAACGAAAGGCTTTTTAGCCGACGAGTTTCGGGAGAAAATCGGGAACCGGCTGTACGGCTGCGATACATGCCAGCAAGTCTGCCCGGAAAATAAGGGGAAAGACTTTCATTTGCATCCAGAATTCGAGCCGGATCCGGAAGCGGTAAAGCCGAAGCTCATCCCGCTGCTTCAGATGAGCAACCGTGAATTTAAAGAAACATTTGGGGCCATGGCGGGTTCATGGCGTGGGAAAAAGCCGATTCAGCGCAATGCCATTCTGGCGCTCGCCCATTACAAAGACCAAACCGCGGTGCCGCACTTACTGCGTTTGTTGAAAGAGGATAGCCGTCCCGTCATCCGCGGGACGGCGGCGTGGGCGCTCGGGAAAATCGGGGATCCAAGCGCTAAGCCTTACTTGGAGGCCGCGCGGCAAACGGAGGCGGATGCCGATGTGATCGCTGAGATTGAAAAAGGACTGAAACTGTTGGCTGAGGCAAAGGAATAG
- the trmL gene encoding tRNA (uridine(34)/cytosine(34)/5-carboxymethylaminomethyluridine(34)-2'-O)-methyltransferase TrmL — MPLHVVLYQPEIPANTGNIARTCAATDTSLHLIRPLGFSTDDKMLKRAGLDYWPYVNISYYDSLDELFARFPEGEFYFITKFGRRYYDSFDFSDTEKHIFFVFGRETTGLPKELLEANMDRCLRIPMNDKVRSLNLSNTAAILVYEALRQQRFYGLS, encoded by the coding sequence ATGCCGCTTCATGTAGTGCTATACCAGCCAGAAATTCCAGCCAATACTGGAAACATCGCTCGTACGTGCGCAGCAACCGATACGTCGCTCCATTTGATCCGCCCGCTCGGTTTTTCTACGGATGATAAAATGTTAAAGCGCGCCGGGCTTGATTATTGGCCGTATGTCAATATTTCGTATTATGACTCGCTTGACGAACTATTCGCCCGCTTTCCGGAAGGGGAGTTTTATTTCATTACGAAATTCGGGCGCCGGTATTATGATTCGTTTGATTTCAGCGATACAGAAAAACATATTTTCTTTGTGTTCGGCCGTGAAACGACCGGACTGCCGAAGGAGCTGCTTGAGGCCAATATGGACCGTTGCCTTCGCATCCCGATGAATGACAAAGTGCGCTCGTTAAACTTGTCGAACACGGCGGCCATTTTAGTGTACGAAGCGTTGCGCCAACAACGGTTTTATGGGTTGTCATAA
- a CDS encoding B3/B4 domain-containing protein produces MKCVISEQLKQRLPSGKFGVIRYHHIEVSDSPQMLRGRLELFQESLYIELQEKSIADIPEMVEWRRTFKQIGTDPSRYRPSSESLYRRIQKKSFIPPIHSAADINNFFSLYYKIPLGIYDLDRINGTVTLTIGTEQDEYIALNGRTVNFANKLVSKDERGPFGSPIVDSERTAVTRETKNALQIVYFLPSTPEETAKRQLQAIQTMFVQIHGGEADAQLFI; encoded by the coding sequence ATGAAATGCGTGATATCAGAACAACTAAAGCAACGCCTTCCTTCTGGTAAATTCGGCGTCATCCGCTATCATCATATCGAGGTCAGCGATTCACCGCAAATGTTAAGGGGGAGGCTTGAGCTGTTTCAAGAATCTCTTTACATCGAGCTGCAGGAAAAGTCGATTGCCGACATCCCTGAGATGGTCGAATGGCGCCGTACTTTCAAACAAATCGGAACGGACCCAAGCCGCTATCGACCGTCAAGTGAAAGCCTGTACCGACGCATCCAGAAAAAAAGCTTCATTCCGCCTATCCATTCAGCGGCGGACATAAACAACTTTTTTTCACTCTATTATAAAATTCCGCTCGGCATCTATGATCTAGACCGCATCAACGGGACAGTGACGCTCACGATCGGCACGGAACAAGATGAATACATCGCGTTAAACGGCCGCACAGTCAACTTTGCCAACAAACTCGTCAGCAAAGATGAACGAGGGCCGTTTGGCAGTCCGATCGTCGATTCGGAGCGGACCGCCGTGACGAGAGAAACGAAAAACGCTTTGCAAATCGTTTACTTTCTCCCATCAACGCCAGAAGAAACCGCCAAGCGCCAGCTTCAAGCCATCCAAACGATGTTTGTGCAAATTCATGGCGGCGAAGCCGACGCCCAATTGTTCATTTGA
- a CDS encoding amidase domain-containing protein, protein MKKQLRAWLDERARSFVSESNIRSEEAARKQRLCQKRGAEIVRCTIRGQIVGRQTIEREAKVMYIAHHQFLIKQRGSLYIEEQVEERCACFVRGELVTDEPINRLGRDMEAPRVEREQWTGERLSYQYDRARAVRYAETWWNRHNPVFPSFPVDCTNFVSQCLYAGGAPMTGYPNRARGWWCQNGSWSYSWAVAHAFRWYLSGSRIGLQAVEVAEPEQLMAGDVICYDFQGDGRFDHSTIVVAKDQNGMPLVNAHTTNSRMRYWSYEDSSAYTPNIRYKFFHIIDRK, encoded by the coding sequence ATGAAAAAACAGTTGCGCGCGTGGTTGGATGAGCGAGCCCGCTCGTTTGTGTCGGAAAGCAATATCCGAAGCGAAGAGGCGGCAAGAAAGCAACGGCTTTGCCAAAAGCGCGGTGCGGAGATCGTCCGTTGCACGATCCGGGGACAAATTGTCGGCAGGCAGACCATCGAGCGGGAAGCGAAAGTTATGTATATTGCCCACCATCAATTTTTAATTAAGCAAAGGGGTTCACTATATATAGAAGAACAGGTTGAGGAGCGATGCGCCTGTTTTGTTCGCGGTGAGCTTGTAACTGATGAACCGATCAACCGGTTGGGGAGGGATATGGAGGCGCCGCGCGTCGAACGAGAGCAATGGACGGGGGAGCGTCTTTCTTACCAGTATGACCGCGCCCGGGCGGTGCGGTATGCGGAAACGTGGTGGAATCGGCATAACCCGGTGTTTCCGTCGTTTCCGGTGGATTGCACGAATTTTGTCTCTCAATGCTTGTATGCAGGCGGGGCGCCGATGACGGGCTATCCGAACCGGGCGAGGGGATGGTGGTGTCAAAACGGAAGTTGGAGTTACAGCTGGGCTGTGGCCCATGCTTTTCGTTGGTATTTGAGCGGGTCGCGCATCGGCTTGCAGGCGGTGGAAGTGGCGGAGCCGGAGCAATTGATGGCAGGTGATGTCATCTGTTATGATTTTCAAGGGGACGGACGCTTCGACCACTCAACGATTGTGGTGGCGAAAGATCAGAACGGGATGCCGCTTGTGAACGCCCATACGACAAACAGCCGAATGCGCTATTGGTCGTATGAAGATTCAAGCGCCTATACGCCGAACATTCGCTATAAGTTTTTTCACATCATCGATCGCAAATAA